A window of the Zeugodacus cucurbitae isolate PBARC_wt_2022May chromosome 4, idZeuCucr1.2, whole genome shotgun sequence genome harbors these coding sequences:
- the LOC105220974 gene encoding nurim homolog, with translation MASLKQLLVFLLSIAVFVYTFYVVGLFMLFTSRPRNVPKIYVWVFNLLDNKSRLETSFGPIVYDTLYIIGFILQHSCMKSAIVKGIMEKLGLAAAERSIYCLTSSLSLHYLIRNWLPAQSIVLWQVDVASSNVLWWTFALVHAFAWLVIYGGSLIMDLPEILGVKQAYYDMKDYAQPIAYKSFRLRHFYTHVRHPSFVGLSVIFWATNLMTIDRFLLGLLMTSYMYLAWSTDRSDLAYQRNQFQRKVQELKNQ, from the exons ATGGCAtctttaaaacaattattagtATTTCTACTTTCAATCGCCGTTTTTGTGTATACATTTTATGTAGTTGgattatttatgttattcacGTCGCGTCCGCGAAATGTACCCAAAATATATGTGTGGGTATTTAATTTGTTGGACAACAAGTCCCGCTTGGAGACAAGTTTTGGTCCAATTGTATATGACACGCTATATATTATCGGATTTATATTACAACATAGCTGTATGAAGTCCGCTATTGTAAAAGGCATAATGGAAAAGTTGGGATTGGCAGCAGCAGAACGTTCAATATATTGCCTTACGTCATCGTTAAGTTTGCAT TATCTCATACGAAATTGGCTTCCAGCACAGTCTATAGTGCTTTGGCAGGTGGATGTGGCTTCTAGTAATGTATTATGGTGGACTTTTGCACTCGTACATGCATTTGCCTGGTTGGTAATCTATGGAGGTAGTCTTATAATGGATTTGCCTGAAATATTGGGAGTTAAACAG GCTTATTACGACATGAAAGATTACGCACAACCAATTGCTTATAAATCGTTTAGGCTGCGCCATTTTTATACTCATGTACGACATCCATCTTTCGTCGGTTTAAGTGTAATCTTTTGGGCTACAAATCTTATGACGATTGATAGATTTTTATTGGGTTTATTAATGACATCCTATATGTATCTTGCTTGGTCAACAGATCGCAGCGATCTAGCATATCAACGTAACCAGTTCCAACGTAAAGTACAGGAACTTAAAAATCAGTAA
- the LOC105220973 gene encoding nudC domain-containing protein 3, with translation MEYLRTDAIFMEILQERKTITGFLDAVFGFLRRNTDFYHVKTHPNENVGFAKGVRERLLFGAMQRYDPKCKLNNLTADSNENDGLYAPPAIEEVEVETEEIPMEHEEEPNSVQTQNNVESITPKSNAKNVDFAASDYKNGACFTVYCWSQTLAEVELHVKLPTDLQTAKLICIDIKRDRISVHSRKEPKNVVVSGQVYGQFKHNDAVWTITEGKLTVSLDKGKEVWWEKFFTTEDTIDVKKIDCERYIDELPEDSQAAIQKLRVQQIEEDINKEQEISDCEKDTMERLRIAWNAEGSPFKGQPFDPSVVKFS, from the exons atggaGTACTTACGAACAGACGCGATTTTTATGGAAATACTGCAGGAACGTAAAACCATAACTGGGTTTCTAGATGCGGTATTTGGATTTCTTCGCAGAAA CACGGACTTCTATCACGTTAAAACACATCCGAATGAAAATGTTGGATTTGCTAAAGGTGTACGCGAACGGCTACTATTTGGCGCAATGCAACGGTACGATCCTAAGTGTAAGTTGAATAATTTAACTGCCGATAGCAACGAAAACGATGGCCTATATGCACCACCAGCTATTGAAGAAGTTGAGGTAGAGACCGAGGAAATACCGATGGAACATGAAGAGGAACCAAATTCTGTGCAAACACAAAACAACGTAGAATCTATTACACcaaaaagcaatgcaaaaaatgTCGATTTCGCTGCCTCTGACTACAAAAATGGCGCATGCTTCACAGTATACTGTTGGTCGCAAACATTGGCCGAGGTGGAATTACATGTTAAATTACCAACAGATTTGCAAACTGCcaaattaatttgtatagatATTAAACGTGATCGAATTTCGGTGCACAGTCGAAAGGAACCAAAGAATGTTGTTGTCAGTGGTCAAGTCTACGGTCAATTCAAGCACAATGATGCAGTATGGACAATTACGGAAGGAAAGCTGACAGTAAGCTTAG ATAAAGGTAAAGAAGTGTGGTGGGAGAAATTTTTCACTACAGAAGACACTATTGacgtaaaaaaaattgattgtgAGCGTTATATTGATGAACTGCCAGAGGATTCTCAAGCGGCTATACAAAAACTGCGTGTTCAACAAATTGAGGaagatataaataaagagcAAGAAATTAGCGATTGTGAGAAAGATACGATGGAACGATTACGAATTGCATGGAATGCAGAGGGATCTCCATTTAAAGGACAACCATTTGATCCTTCAGTTGTTAAATTTAGCTAA